TCTATGTCCGTCTTGGAGGTCTTCGTGTTCACGACCGCGGGCCCGTCGAGCGCGCCCTGGATCAGCATCTCCTTGATCAGGTTCAGCAGCCGCTCCTTCGTCTTGGGCCCGGAGATCTTCTTCGCCGCGGTCTTCCCGCGCTTGTTGGCGTTGCGGTACTCCAGGTGATCGTTCTGCACGCCCGTGAAGCCGCCCAGGACGGCGGCGACGATCGCCGCCGCGGTGGCGGTGCCGCCGTTGGCCGTCACGAACTCCTGGATGAGGATCTTCTGCTCCAGTGCCGCATCCACCTCCGAGGTCACGACCAGGTCGTACTCGTCCGGTGCGTTGTCCCAGTGGCCGTCGGTGCCCACCGGCTTGCCGTTCTTGAGTAGGCGGTAGGTCATCGTCTTGGGCACGCCCACCCGGCGCCAGGTGCCCGCGTCGGCGCGGTAGTGCGCGGTCACCTCCACCTCGTCCACCTTCTTTTTCTTCTTCATCGCTCCCGCCAGCCTCTCCAGCACGCGCCAGGGGCCGGACTGCTGGTTGAGGCTCCACTGCGGGACGATGTTCCACTCCTCGTCCGCGCCGCCCATCTCCGCCGCCATCATGTGGCCGCGGTCGTACGTGCCGCTGTACATGATCTCGTCGTCCACCGTGCGGGCGGAGCCGGGGAGCTTGCGTACCTTGGCGTAGCTCTTGTGGAGGCTGGTGAGCACCAGCGGGTTGGGCGTGGCGCCGCGCTTGTTGTCCTCGATCCGGCCCCGGACCCGCGTGGGCCGCTTGGCGGGGACCGTCACGGCCTGGCCCACCGGGTCCATCGGGTGGCGGTACGTGACCGAGACGTTCTCGTCTTCGTGCTCCAGCACCTCGCGCTGCAACACGGAACCGTTGGGTGCCCGGCGCGCCGAGAGCATGCGCGCCACCGCGGCGTTTCCCGCCGTCCGCTGAAGGTGCAGCACGTCGCGGGGGGAAAGCTGCCCCGCCACCGCCCGCCGCAGGACGGAAGCGTGTTCGGGAGATGGAATCGCGCCCACGGCAGGCACGGACACGGGCGATCGGCGCTCCGAGTCCTTTCCCTGCCCTACGCTGAGCTTCTGCCGGCTGGGTTCCATGCGTGTGCGCGATGAGGTGGGTCGGGTGGGGTTCCGAAGCCAGGCTTCGCGAGAGGCGTGAGACGCCTCCCCGCCCGAGTGCGAGCGCTCAGCCTTCCAGCACTCGCTTCATCTGGTCGAGCCGGTCCTTCCAGATGGCCTTGAGGCGAGCAGCCTCTTCCTCGGTGCCGATCTTCATGTGGTCGACCGCGACCGAGCTCTTGGCTTCCCCCTTTGCCGTGAACCGCACGTCGACCGTCGTGCCGTCAGCCCAGCGGGCGCGGACGGACTTGCCCGGCGTGCTGCCGCGAATCTCCAGCGGCTCTGGAAGCCAGCGCGCGCGCACCATGTCGTCCGTCCACACAGCGGAGAGCACGTCGGCGGAGACGTTGACGGTCTTGCTGCCGTAGGCGCGGTAGCCATCCACCGGCGGACCCGCCTCTGCGGCACGTTCGGACCACGACTTGGTGGATGCGGCGACGGCCGCGCGGAGCAGGTCGTGCAGCGCGGGATCGTCCAGCATCTCCGCCGACTTGATCTTCACGTGGCGCGCGGCCTTGCCCGTGCCCTCCAGCAGGCCGGTCGGATCGGGCAGGTCCGCGCCCACGAGCTGGATGTTGACGCGCTCCCGGTGCGGCGCCACACCGAACACCATCGCGTTCATCCCCGCCGATTTTCCAAACGTGATGATCTTCCAGCCCGTGTGCGCCTTCTCCACCGCGCCCGGCAGGATGCGGCGCGCCAGATCGCACGTCCGCAGCGCGAGATCGCGCACCTCGGGCGAGCAGCCGGCGAGCAGGTCTTCGATGGTGGCTTCGGGCATCCGTTTCCTCAGGCGGCGTGGACCTCTACGTACTCGCTGCTCGCGGCGGGAGGCGGCACCGGCAGCCCATCTTCGTGCAGCGACTCGATGTGCATCTCGATCGCCTCCTGGATAAGCTCCAGTGCCTCGGCCCGTGTCTCGCCGACCGCGACGCATCCCGGCAGGTCCGGAACATGAGCGCCGTAGCTGTTCCTTCCGCGCTCCACCACGACCATATAACGCATCCAACGCCTCCTGCGGCTACGTGATTCCCAGATCCGCTCGCCGGGCACGACTCAGCGCAACCCCGCCTGCTTCAAGATACTGAGCATCGTTCCGGGCGGAAGGTCCAGGGACGGCTTGCCAGCAACGGTCACCGTTCCGGGCTTCAAGGGGTGTTTCAGCTGGCGATGACTACCACGCATACGAGCGAGATACCACCCGTCCCCCTCGAGAAGCCGCAGCACGTCCCTCACGTTCATCGGCGGGAGCTCCGCGGCTCACAGCGGGATGTTGGCGTGCTTCTTTGGCGGGTTGGAGTCGCGCTTGTTCTTGAGCATGTCGAAGGCGCTGACGATGCGGGCGCGGGTCTCGCGCGGGTCGATCACGTCGTCCACGTAGCCGCGCGCGGCGGCGGCGAACGGGTTTGCGAAGCGTTCGGCGTATTCCTGCTGCTTCGCCTCGGCCGCGGCGGCGGGGTCCTCGGCGGCGGCGATCTCGCGGCGGTACAGGATCTCCACGGCGCCCTTGGCACCCATCACCGCGATCTCGGCGGTGGGCCAGGCGTAGTTGATGTCACCGCGGATGTGCTTGCTGCTCATCACGTCGTACGCGCCGCCGTACGCCTTGCGGGTGATGATGGTCACCTTGGGCACCGTGGCCTCGCAGAAGGCGAAGAGCAGCTTGGCGCCGTGGCGGATGATGCCGCCGTGCTCCTGCGCCACGCCGGGCAGGAAGCCGGGCACGTCCTCGAACGTGAGCAGCGGCACGTTGAAGCAGTCGCAGAAGCGGACGAAGCGCGCCGCCTTCACCGCCGCGTCTATGTCCAGCACGCCCGCCAGCACCGCCGGCTGGTTCGCCACGATGCCCACCGAGTGGCCGCCCACGTGGGCGAAGCCGCAGAGGATGTTGCCGGCGTAGTCCGCGTGTACCTCGTAGAACTCGCGGTCGTCCACCACGCGCCGGATGACGTCGTGCATGTCGTACGGCTTGTTCGGATGGTCGGGCACGATGTCCAGCAGCTCCTCGTCGGCCCGGTCGAACGCGTCGTCGGTGGGCTTGAACGGCGGGTCGTCGGTGTTGTTCTGCGGGATGAACTCGAAGAGGTGGCGGATCTTGTGGAGGCACTCCACCTCGCTCTTCACCGCGAAGTGCGCCACGCCGCTTTTGGCCGCGTGCGTGGCCGCGCCGCCCAGCTCCTCCATCGTCACGTCCTCGTGCGTGACCGTCTTCACCACGTTGGGGCCGGTCACGAACATGTAGCTCGTGCCCTGCACCATGTAGATGAAGTCGGTGATGGCGGGCGAGTACACCGCGCCGCCCGCGCACGGCCCCAGGATCGCGCTGATCTGCGGCACCACGCCCGACGCGAGCGTGTTGCGCAGGAAGATGTCCGCGTAGCCGCCCAGGGAGACGACGCCCTCCTGGATGCGCGCGCCGCCGGAGTCGTTGAGGCCCACGACCGGGGCGCCGTTCTTGAGCGCCATGTCCATGATCTTCACGATCTTGGCCGCGTGCGTCTCGGAGAGCGAGCCGCCGAAGACCGTGAAGTCCTGCGAGAAGACGTAGATGAGGCGGCCGTGGATGGTGCCGTAGCCCGTGACCACGCCGTCGCCCAGGTACTTCTCGTCCGCCAGCCCGAAATCGGTGGCGCGGTGGGTGACGAAGCGGTCCAGCTCCACGAACGAGCCCTCGTCGAGCAGCACGTCCAGCCGCTCGCGCGCGGAGAGCTTGCCGCGCTCGTGCTGCGCCTTGATGCGCTTCTCGCCGCCGCCCAGCTCCGCCTGGCGGCGCAGCGACTCCAGGTGCTCCAGCTTCTCCCGCATCGACATCGAGCGTCTTCCGTGGTCTCGGGTGTTGGC
The sequence above is a segment of the Longimicrobiaceae bacterium genome. Coding sequences within it:
- a CDS encoding DNA/RNA non-specific endonuclease: MSVPAVGAIPSPEHASVLRRAVAGQLSPRDVLHLQRTAGNAAVARMLSARRAPNGSVLQREVLEHEDENVSVTYRHPMDPVGQAVTVPAKRPTRVRGRIEDNKRGATPNPLVLTSLHKSYAKVRKLPGSARTVDDEIMYSGTYDRGHMMAAEMGGADEEWNIVPQWSLNQQSGPWRVLERLAGAMKKKKKVDEVEVTAHYRADAGTWRRVGVPKTMTYRLLKNGKPVGTDGHWDNAPDEYDLVVTSEVDAALEQKILIQEFVTANGGTATAAAIVAAVLGGFTGVQNDHLEYRNANKRGKTAAKKISGPKTKERLLNLIKEMLIQGALDGPAVVNTKTSKTDIEAMKGITLGVLSFVEDPDSDEDEEDADDGEFEAQLSDDDRDDVVVEMQGVTTSTSSSVAVQQPVVQQPVFQPPQVQQPVVQVPTAWRKYRFNGSYFYSPNTGLGGSEHGEIRNAVVTATGKVHQGYFAAQVVQGEAVWGVSFWNPHGTKVNVAGQEIWLPVDGWQNWMEEVGVVLHTWGGVTPFNPSGY
- a CDS encoding DUF1801 domain-containing protein; amino-acid sequence: MPEATIEDLLAGCSPEVRDLALRTCDLARRILPGAVEKAHTGWKIITFGKSAGMNAMVFGVAPHRERVNIQLVGADLPDPTGLLEGTGKAARHVKIKSAEMLDDPALHDLLRAAVAASTKSWSERAAEAGPPVDGYRAYGSKTVNVSADVLSAVWTDDMVRARWLPEPLEIRGSTPGKSVRARWADGTTVDVRFTAKGEAKSSVAVDHMKIGTEEEAARLKAIWKDRLDQMKRVLEG
- a CDS encoding type II toxin-antitoxin system HicB family antitoxin; its protein translation is MRYMVVVERGRNSYGAHVPDLPGCVAVGETRAEALELIQEAIEMHIESLHEDGLPVPPPAASSEYVEVHAA
- a CDS encoding acyl-CoA carboxylase subunit beta, with amino-acid sequence MSMREKLEHLESLRRQAELGGGEKRIKAQHERGKLSARERLDVLLDEGSFVELDRFVTHRATDFGLADEKYLGDGVVTGYGTIHGRLIYVFSQDFTVFGGSLSETHAAKIVKIMDMALKNGAPVVGLNDSGGARIQEGVVSLGGYADIFLRNTLASGVVPQISAILGPCAGGAVYSPAITDFIYMVQGTSYMFVTGPNVVKTVTHEDVTMEELGGAATHAAKSGVAHFAVKSEVECLHKIRHLFEFIPQNNTDDPPFKPTDDAFDRADEELLDIVPDHPNKPYDMHDVIRRVVDDREFYEVHADYAGNILCGFAHVGGHSVGIVANQPAVLAGVLDIDAAVKAARFVRFCDCFNVPLLTFEDVPGFLPGVAQEHGGIIRHGAKLLFAFCEATVPKVTIITRKAYGGAYDVMSSKHIRGDINYAWPTAEIAVMGAKGAVEILYRREIAAAEDPAAAAEAKQQEYAERFANPFAAAARGYVDDVIDPRETRARIVSAFDMLKNKRDSNPPKKHANIPL